The proteins below come from a single Pedobacter aquae genomic window:
- a CDS encoding DNA cytosine methyltransferase, which produces MVNVKFYLDKADKSKHFPIHLVLRQKDVQVKVATGEKVLRKDWDAKNQLVKETEYTHKSINKFLLFLKQEVEKHFASAPHSQLTDVKIKEKILSLVNSRKQNTDVSMVCEDAPEYGRMQKVSFLDLFAGAGGFSEGFLQAEYGNKFYDFRLGSDINENCELTHLARYNYQLGMDADFLRQDITEPDFIDNLLKKVKGQTIDVVCGGPPCQSFSLAGKRKKFDKKDDLFAHYLNVIKLLRPKYFVMENVKGILTKEGGKIKEMILQEIRSIIDLKEFYQLIHFVANLKKSSSENQFILDCYLQRLNFEKAVDKELDAIRESYIQNIENKFRVLAPKIADYKTSKTDMNFATIRHGFNMLKRAKELAYIRKKVIQEKNHNDLDNDFFAPKFDDFLVSIEPNNIIEEVHNAFQKLNPASTFKNEIADIILALEIYNYSFDECVQGLTEISKRQKSEEKLNAILAQIRLYNIEQPFVALASDYGVPQNRERVLFIGCRKDQKLIKTVPATVSPNEKVTVFEALYDLDFIGNDDEKYNYENIDLKAKYNGTTEQMKALIKKRSCDGKPNAKNGLTYAEWSRQGRLIGRFSNAKNPFYVRNSEELENILTHVVAPLQNHKTSKQNDDVVKRLDVILNAGNYNDAKEELKRIGLTSDKRNYNVLKADGQSSTIMTIPDDYVHYASPRALTVREMARLQSFDDSFVFQGKRSTGGNKRKFEVPQFTLVGNAVPPLMARAVALEILKNID; this is translated from the coding sequence ATGGTAAACGTGAAATTTTATTTAGATAAAGCTGATAAGTCAAAGCACTTTCCAATTCATTTGGTTTTAAGACAAAAAGATGTCCAAGTTAAAGTTGCAACTGGTGAAAAGGTTTTGCGAAAAGATTGGGATGCAAAAAATCAACTTGTCAAGGAAACAGAATACACACATAAATCAATCAACAAATTTTTGTTGTTTTTAAAGCAAGAAGTTGAGAAACATTTTGCATCTGCTCCGCATAGTCAGCTTACTGATGTGAAAATTAAAGAGAAAATTTTGTCATTGGTAAATAGTCGAAAACAAAATACGGATGTGTCAATGGTTTGTGAAGATGCTCCCGAATATGGAAGAATGCAAAAAGTATCATTTCTCGATTTGTTTGCTGGTGCAGGCGGTTTTAGTGAGGGCTTTTTACAAGCCGAGTATGGAAATAAATTTTATGATTTCCGATTAGGCAGTGATATTAATGAAAATTGCGAATTGACACATTTGGCTCGTTACAATTACCAATTAGGAATGGATGCTGATTTTTTGCGTCAAGATATTACTGAGCCAGATTTTATTGATAATTTATTGAAAAAAGTCAAAGGTCAAACTATTGACGTTGTTTGTGGCGGGCCACCTTGTCAGAGTTTTAGTTTGGCGGGAAAACGAAAAAAGTTCGATAAAAAAGATGATTTGTTTGCTCATTATTTGAATGTCATAAAGCTACTCCGTCCAAAATATTTTGTGATGGAAAATGTGAAAGGAATTTTGACAAAAGAAGGCGGAAAAATTAAAGAAATGATTTTGCAAGAAATCCGTTCTATCATTGACTTAAAAGAGTTTTATCAATTAATTCATTTCGTAGCTAATCTTAAAAAGTCGAGTTCCGAAAATCAATTTATACTTGATTGTTATTTACAAAGATTAAATTTTGAAAAAGCTGTTGACAAAGAATTGGATGCTATTCGAGAAAGCTATATTCAAAACATAGAAAATAAATTTCGAGTTCTAGCCCCAAAAATAGCGGATTATAAAACGAGCAAAACCGATATGAATTTTGCAACTATTCGCCACGGATTTAATATGTTGAAAAGAGCAAAGGAATTGGCGTACATTAGAAAAAAAGTCATTCAAGAGAAAAATCATAATGATTTGGATAATGATTTTTTCGCTCCAAAATTTGATGATTTTTTGGTTTCAATTGAGCCTAATAATATCATTGAAGAAGTTCATAATGCTTTCCAAAAATTAAATCCAGCATCAACTTTTAAAAATGAGATTGCAGATATTATTTTGGCTTTAGAAATTTATAATTATTCTTTTGACGAATGTGTTCAAGGCTTAACAGAAATTTCTAAAAGACAAAAAAGCGAAGAAAAATTGAACGCAATTCTTGCCCAAATTCGCTTGTATAACATCGAACAACCGTTTGTGGCTTTAGCTTCTGATTATGGAGTTCCACAAAATCGGGAAAGAGTTTTGTTTATTGGTTGTAGAAAAGACCAAAAATTAATTAAAACAGTTCCTGCAACTGTTTCTCCTAATGAAAAAGTAACCGTTTTTGAAGCTTTATATGATTTAGATTTTATCGGAAATGACGATGAAAAATACAATTATGAAAATATTGATTTAAAAGCAAAATACAATGGAACTACAGAGCAAATGAAAGCCTTGATAAAAAAACGCTCTTGCGATGGCAAACCCAATGCAAAAAATGGTTTAACTTATGCAGAATGGTCTAGGCAAGGACGACTAATAGGACGTTTTTCTAATGCAAAAAATCCTTTTTATGTTAGAAACTCTGAAGAATTAGAAAATATCTTAACACACGTTGTTGCACCACTACAAAATCATAAAACCAGTAAACAAAATGACGATGTAGTGAAGCGGTTGGACGTAATTCTTAATGCAGGAAATTACAATGATGCAAAAGAAGAATTAAAAAGAATAGGACTTACTTCTGATAAAAGAAACTATAATGTTCTAAAGGCAGACGGGCAAAGTTCTACAATTATGACTATTCCAGATGATTATGTCCATTACGCAAGTCCAAGAGCTTTGACTGTTCGTGAAATGGCTCGCTTGCAGTCTTTTGATGATAGTTTTGTTTTTCAAGGGAAACGGTCAACTGGTGGAAACAAAAGAAAATTTGAGGTTCCACAGTTTACTTTGGTTGGTAATGCCGTTCCGCCTTTAATGGCGAGAGCAGTGGCTTTGGAAATATTAAAAAATATAGACTAA
- a CDS encoding MvaI/BcnI family restriction endonuclease, whose translation MRQLTKVEIERIKLLTEKSVEVTLIEPTKTGLEKSILDATGSVRSYLKDKSIHDYEHQGQGAKENGVYVNTFLISPDRLIQSVASLYRPNTKNGDPRIWFKGLGSYSKANDILGIISYENDLYVVNVTQLDFESLINGLANNPLKELVNEINSLSREVADELLMLLRKISLQGAIPAMLQADTAIGRTLETLLGININSSKKPDYKGIELKSFRDKKGNRKNLFAQVPDWSASKFKSSAEILNGFGYQRGDDFKLYCTVSAIVRNSQGLKLKLDTDVRQLIENSDKASVGDFVVWGLETLHKRLLEKHNETFWVATDTLIIDNKEHFIYKSVEHTKKPIVSQFDILLEQGIITLDHLIKRTSVGKVIEKGPLFKIKPNALNMLFPPSQSYDLLSK comes from the coding sequence ATGAGGCAGTTAACTAAAGTAGAGATTGAACGAATTAAACTTCTGACAGAAAAATCGGTTGAAGTAACCTTAATTGAACCAACTAAAACAGGGCTTGAAAAATCTATTCTAGATGCAACAGGTTCTGTTCGGTCGTATTTAAAAGATAAAAGCATTCACGATTATGAACATCAAGGTCAAGGTGCAAAAGAGAATGGTGTTTATGTTAATACATTTTTAATTAGTCCTGATAGATTAATACAGTCAGTTGCTTCATTATACAGACCAAATACAAAAAATGGAGACCCAAGAATTTGGTTCAAAGGTTTGGGTTCTTATTCCAAAGCAAATGACATTTTAGGAATTATTTCTTATGAAAATGATTTATATGTTGTCAATGTTACACAACTTGATTTTGAAAGCTTGATTAATGGTTTAGCAAATAATCCTTTGAAAGAATTAGTAAATGAAATCAATTCTTTGTCGAGAGAAGTCGCAGATGAATTACTGATGTTGTTGAGGAAAATAAGTTTGCAAGGGGCAATTCCTGCAATGTTGCAAGCTGATACGGCAATTGGCAGAACTTTAGAAACTCTTTTAGGAATTAACATTAATTCATCAAAAAAACCAGATTACAAAGGCATTGAGCTGAAATCATTCCGAGATAAAAAAGGAAACCGAAAAAATCTTTTTGCACAAGTTCCAGATTGGTCAGCAAGCAAATTCAAAAGTTCGGCAGAAATTCTGAACGGATTTGGCTATCAACGTGGCGATGATTTTAAATTATATTGTACAGTTTCTGCAATTGTTCGTAATTCACAAGGTTTAAAGCTTAAATTGGACACTGATGTTCGACAATTAATTGAAAATTCTGATAAAGCTTCGGTTGGTGATTTTGTTGTTTGGGGCTTAGAAACATTACACAAACGTTTGCTTGAAAAACATAACGAAACTTTTTGGGTGGCAACAGATACTTTAATAATTGATAACAAAGAGCATTTCATTTATAAGTCAGTTGAACATACCAAAAAGCCGATTGTTTCCCAGTTTGATATTCTGCTCGAACAAGGAATTATTACACTTGACCATTTGATAAAACGAACTTCTGTCGGAAAAGTTATTGAAAAAGGTCCATTATTTAAGATAAAACCAAACGCATTGAATATGTTATTTCCGCCAAGTCAGTCTTACGATTTGTTGTCAAAGTAA
- a CDS encoding IS110 family RNA-guided transposase encodes MKKVLKQVLGIDVAQKELVVTLGRTLEDFTSELYAYKVFKNTDKGIIILLDWVSKQTDEGVKVLFVMEATGVYHQKLAYYLDEHGYELSIVLPNKISNYMRTLETKTITDKTCSEAIAQFGLERKLERWYRPKVSYKTLQQLTRERDQIVQERSSVKNQLHAEESEAYPNKNSLNRIQARIAFLNSQEKEIKLEIKELIVRDLELQNQIEKLTSISGVGELTAVIVLAETNGFELIRNKKQLTSYAGLDVKEKQSGTSIKGKPRISKKGNTSLRKALYLPALSAVKWDDRFKEMYVRIVSKNGIKMKGLVAIQRKLLEMMYTLFKNDTLYDKEYLTKKK; translated from the coding sequence ATGAAAAAAGTATTAAAACAAGTATTGGGCATAGATGTAGCTCAAAAAGAGTTGGTTGTAACATTAGGAAGAACGTTAGAAGATTTTACTAGCGAACTTTATGCGTACAAAGTTTTCAAGAACACCGATAAAGGGATAATCATTCTATTGGATTGGGTTTCAAAGCAGACTGATGAAGGAGTGAAAGTACTTTTTGTAATGGAAGCAACAGGTGTTTACCATCAAAAACTTGCTTATTACTTAGATGAACATGGTTACGAATTAAGTATTGTATTGCCAAATAAAATCAGTAATTACATGCGAACCTTAGAAACCAAGACGATTACCGATAAAACCTGTTCAGAGGCAATTGCACAATTTGGTTTAGAAAGAAAGCTTGAGAGATGGTACAGACCTAAAGTATCGTATAAAACATTACAACAGCTTACTAGAGAAAGAGATCAAATTGTACAAGAACGATCTAGCGTTAAAAACCAGTTACATGCAGAAGAATCAGAAGCTTATCCAAATAAAAACAGTTTGAATAGGATACAAGCAAGAATTGCCTTCTTAAACTCGCAAGAAAAGGAAATCAAGTTAGAAATAAAAGAGCTGATAGTAAGAGATTTAGAACTTCAAAATCAAATAGAAAAATTGACCAGTATTAGCGGCGTGGGAGAATTAACGGCTGTAATAGTTCTGGCAGAAACTAATGGTTTTGAGCTGATTAGAAATAAAAAGCAGTTGACTAGCTATGCAGGCTTAGATGTAAAAGAAAAGCAGTCTGGTACATCGATAAAGGGCAAACCTAGAATTTCTAAAAAAGGGAACACTAGTTTGAGAAAGGCGTTATATTTACCAGCATTGTCAGCTGTGAAATGGGATGATAGATTTAAAGAAATGTACGTAAGAATAGTATCCAAAAATGGAATAAAAATGAAAGGACTGGTAGCAATTCAAAGAAAATTATTAGAAATGATGTACACTTTATTCAAAAATGATACCTTGTATGATAAGGAATATTTAACCAAAAAAAAATAG
- a CDS encoding sodium:solute symporter family transporter, whose protein sequence is MGNIIERLTLLDYAIVIVYLVILMVIGYRASFSKNKTDEDETLFLAQKSLKWPSIGFNMWGTNVGPSMLLAFASIGYSTGIVAVNFDWYAFVFLFLLAVVFAPKYLAAKVSTMPEFMGNRYGSSTQNILAWYALIKILISWLSLGLFAGGFLVRQILGISMWQSVIVLVLFAGLFAFMGGLKAIAKVNVFQMILLIGVSLTLAILGIIKVGGIKEVYHAVPGHYWNLVQPASDPKYPWYAILLGYPVAAIAFFCTDQAMVQSVLGAKSLEQGQLGVNFIGWLKILSLPLFILTGILCYILFPGLKDPNEAYMTMVTNLFPPGMNGLVIVVLIAVLVGTIGSSLNSLSTVFTMDVYAKKINTNASTKELIKMGRITVIFGCVLAVAVALAIDSIKGLNLFDVFQSVLGFIAPPLSVVFLLTVFWKRTTRLAVNLTLSAGSIFSLGVGVCYLWIFPSDQYQFWPHYLMLSFYTFVILLLAAIFTSLLDRNPVAYNASLVDVSAGEITSKKVKIAWVLLMVVMVTLYIIFNGH, encoded by the coding sequence ATGGGCAATATCATAGAGCGTTTAACCTTATTGGATTACGCTATCGTTATCGTTTACCTTGTTATTTTAATGGTTATCGGTTATAGAGCTAGTTTTTCTAAAAATAAAACAGATGAAGATGAAACACTTTTTCTAGCTCAGAAATCTTTAAAATGGCCAAGTATTGGGTTTAATATGTGGGGTACAAACGTAGGGCCTTCTATGTTATTAGCCTTCGCTAGTATTGGTTATAGCACCGGTATTGTAGCCGTAAATTTTGATTGGTATGCTTTTGTATTTCTATTTTTACTTGCTGTAGTATTTGCCCCCAAATATTTGGCGGCAAAGGTTAGTACCATGCCTGAGTTTATGGGAAACCGTTACGGATCATCTACCCAAAATATATTGGCTTGGTATGCACTTATAAAAATTTTAATCTCATGGCTTTCTCTAGGTTTATTTGCCGGAGGCTTTCTAGTAAGACAAATTTTAGGCATCTCCATGTGGCAATCTGTTATCGTTTTGGTATTGTTTGCGGGGCTTTTTGCTTTTATGGGAGGTTTAAAAGCCATTGCTAAAGTAAACGTTTTTCAAATGATTTTACTGATAGGCGTTTCTCTTACCCTAGCCATTTTGGGCATTATAAAAGTTGGCGGTATTAAGGAAGTTTATCATGCAGTACCTGGCCATTATTGGAATTTAGTACAACCAGCAAGTGATCCTAAATATCCTTGGTATGCAATTTTATTAGGTTATCCGGTAGCGGCAATTGCTTTTTTCTGTACAGATCAGGCCATGGTTCAATCTGTTTTAGGAGCAAAAAGTTTAGAGCAGGGGCAATTGGGTGTAAATTTTATTGGCTGGCTAAAAATCTTATCCTTACCCTTATTTATCCTTACGGGAATACTTTGTTATATTTTATTTCCGGGTTTAAAAGATCCTAATGAAGCTTACATGACCATGGTTACCAACCTTTTCCCTCCGGGGATGAATGGTTTGGTGATTGTTGTTTTAATAGCAGTTTTGGTAGGTACTATTGGCTCTTCGTTAAACTCATTAAGTACCGTTTTTACGATGGATGTTTATGCCAAGAAAATCAACACCAATGCCAGTACAAAAGAGCTCATTAAAATGGGAAGAATAACCGTAATTTTTGGTTGTGTGCTTGCCGTTGCGGTAGCTTTAGCTATAGATAGTATTAAAGGTTTAAATCTTTTTGATGTATTTCAATCGGTATTAGGTTTTATAGCCCCGCCATTATCTGTGGTTTTTTTACTTACCGTGTTTTGGAAAAGAACCACTCGCTTAGCTGTAAATCTAACGCTATCCGCAGGATCTATTTTTAGTTTAGGCGTTGGGGTGTGTTATCTATGGATTTTCCCATCAGACCAATACCAATTCTGGCCACATTATCTGATGTTGTCTTTCTACACTTTTGTCATTTTATTACTTGCAGCAATCTTTACATCATTGTTAGATAGAAATCCTGTAGCTTATAATGCCAGCTTGGTTGATGTCTCCGCAGGAGAGATTACTTCTAAAAAGGTAAAAATAGCTTGGGTTTTATTGATGGTGGTGATGGTGACTTTGTACATTATTTTTAATGGGCATTAA
- a CDS encoding Gfo/Idh/MocA family protein — protein MLKLGILGLGEGRSTISAALNSKKWQLKTMCDLSEEACKQRAKEFDFHHYTTSYQEMLNDAEIDAVAIYTPDKLHAEHVKMALKHGKHVICTKPFIDDLADAKELLELSKQSGKKVFVGQSSRFFEPAKRQRKDFEAGLIGDLITIEAQYHADHRWFLEKPWALESSFKWLYGGLSHPVDFIRWYLPNIEEVMGYGMLSENGKKGGLKNEDTMHFIFKASDGRIARVSGAYTGPTQPAQRDSGMSTILRGTEGASQADYHELRYAVTDKTGEEKIIIWGDSTLKYYFRFEGQSHHAGEYQNYLEYFADSIEQNFTAYPDMQEGIGTVALLQAMDKSLKTGTPIKIKDILDTYGLVL, from the coding sequence ATGTTAAAACTAGGAATATTAGGACTGGGTGAAGGAAGAAGCACCATATCAGCAGCTTTAAATAGCAAAAAGTGGCAGTTAAAAACCATGTGCGATTTAAGCGAGGAAGCTTGCAAACAAAGAGCTAAAGAGTTTGATTTTCATCATTACACTACCAGTTATCAGGAAATGTTAAATGATGCGGAGATAGATGCCGTTGCTATTTATACGCCTGATAAATTACATGCAGAACATGTGAAAATGGCACTTAAGCATGGTAAGCATGTTATCTGTACCAAACCATTTATTGATGATTTGGCTGATGCTAAAGAGCTTTTAGAATTAAGTAAGCAAAGCGGCAAGAAAGTATTTGTTGGACAAAGTTCTCGTTTTTTCGAGCCTGCTAAAAGACAAAGAAAAGATTTTGAAGCAGGCTTAATTGGTGATTTAATTACCATAGAAGCGCAATACCATGCAGACCATAGGTGGTTTTTAGAAAAGCCTTGGGCTTTAGAATCATCTTTTAAATGGTTGTACGGAGGTTTAAGTCACCCGGTAGATTTTATACGTTGGTATTTACCCAACATAGAAGAAGTGATGGGCTATGGCATGTTAAGCGAAAACGGTAAAAAAGGTGGCTTAAAAAATGAAGACACCATGCACTTCATCTTTAAGGCTAGCGATGGCAGAATTGCCAGAGTAAGTGGTGCTTATACCGGCCCTACGCAACCTGCACAAAGAGATAGCGGGATGAGTACCATTTTAAGAGGGACAGAAGGAGCCAGCCAGGCAGATTACCACGAATTGCGCTATGCCGTAACCGATAAAACAGGAGAAGAAAAAATAATCATTTGGGGCGATAGCACCTTAAAATATTATTTCCGTTTCGAAGGGCAAAGTCACCATGCGGGCGAGTATCAAAACTATTTAGAATATTTTGCTGATAGCATAGAGCAAAACTTCACAGCTTACCCAGATATGCAAGAGGGGATAGGAACCGTAGCTTTATTACAAGCCATGGATAAATCCTTAAAAACAGGTACGCCAATTAAAATAAAAGATATTTTAGATACCTATGGTCTTGTACTTTAG
- a CDS encoding L-rhamnose mutarotase, which translates to MLKSSFFKYISLVFSFWMMVQVYACQSPKQKPDVQKPAIIEMLYQDTSEATINQLKALLKEDEHLFRWKTHFVVYGKGLNSALGDSLKMRFPEAELKQYDDLFYEFNHSYCTDTTTAKDWEHILLTANLVADTTLQNEYLKYHATQFKEWPEVSKGFCNASFQQLLLFKNGRQLMLVISIPKGKTLDELNPKTTQNNPRVNEWNKIMSKYQEGISGTAKGETWVFFKGG; encoded by the coding sequence ATGCTAAAAAGTAGTTTTTTTAAGTACATAAGCCTTGTTTTTTCCTTTTGGATGATGGTACAAGTTTACGCTTGCCAATCTCCAAAGCAAAAGCCTGATGTACAAAAGCCAGCTATCATAGAAATGCTTTATCAGGATACTAGTGAGGCGACCATCAATCAGCTAAAAGCTTTATTGAAAGAAGATGAGCATCTTTTTAGATGGAAAACGCATTTTGTAGTTTATGGAAAAGGCCTTAATTCCGCTTTAGGCGATAGCTTAAAAATGAGATTTCCCGAAGCAGAACTTAAACAATATGATGATTTGTTTTATGAGTTTAACCATTCTTATTGTACCGATACGACTACAGCTAAGGATTGGGAACACATCCTGTTAACAGCCAATTTAGTAGCAGATACTACTTTACAAAACGAATATTTAAAATATCATGCTACACAGTTTAAAGAGTGGCCAGAGGTTTCAAAAGGCTTTTGTAATGCCAGTTTCCAACAATTGCTTTTGTTTAAAAACGGCAGACAATTGATGTTGGTCATCAGCATCCCGAAAGGAAAAACTTTAGACGAGTTAAACCCAAAAACTACACAAAATAACCCTAGGGTAAACGAGTGGAATAAAATTATGAGTAAATATCAAGAAGGAATAAGCGGAACCGCCAAAGGCGAAACTTGGGTGTTTTTTAAGGGGGGATAA
- a CDS encoding right-handed parallel beta-helix repeat-containing protein has translation MIKTKFIAAFAVFILHHHFIAATEIFVSPKGNNQNKGTKEQPLASLDAALRQARELRRLKNPAIKDGITIYLEGGVYQLEQPVFIRPEDSGTAQSPTIIKSLGKEQAILSGGINIQNWKKVTSKIAGLPAIAQGNVYVADVPVFADNAIDFRQLWVGGNKATRAKSTPGVKMDRILAWNKATESCTIEIPKSGLKYSPGMEMFIHQWWAIAVLRIKSIQTKGNQAELFFFQPESKIQSEHPWPAPWISKETGNSAYYLSNALAFLDEPGEWFLDKANRKIYYWPKANQQLNKTEVIAPVLENLVQIQGTAEQPVSHVRFDNIAFQYSNWLRPSQQGHVPLQAGLFLLDAYKLKIPGTPDKAGLENQAWVGRPKAAVEAAYTTATSFQNCRFQYLSSTGLDYQRGNLQDTINGNLFKDIGGSAILAGVFSDEAMEAHLPYQPKDERELTQNLQITNNLITNVTHEDWGTVGIGAGFVKGINIAYNEINEVSYTGISVGWGWTKTINAMSNNRIHANKIHHYAKHLYDVAGVYTLSAQPGSSITENVVDSIYKAPYAHLPEHWFYFYTDEGTSYFTVKDNWCPAEKFLQNANGPNNIWINNGPMVKTEIKQAAGLQKSYQHLLKEQVAADKRWEINFYNDAKK, from the coding sequence ATGATAAAAACGAAATTTATAGCAGCTTTTGCAGTATTCATCCTTCATCATCATTTTATTGCTGCTACAGAAATTTTTGTATCCCCGAAAGGGAATAACCAAAATAAAGGAACAAAAGAGCAGCCTTTAGCTAGTTTAGATGCCGCTTTAAGACAAGCGAGAGAATTAAGACGATTAAAAAATCCGGCTATAAAAGACGGTATTACCATTTACCTAGAAGGCGGAGTTTACCAGTTAGAGCAGCCGGTTTTTATTAGACCAGAAGATTCTGGAACGGCACAATCGCCAACCATTATCAAATCTTTAGGTAAAGAACAAGCTATTTTAAGTGGCGGTATCAATATCCAAAACTGGAAAAAAGTAACAAGTAAAATAGCAGGCTTGCCAGCAATAGCGCAAGGAAATGTTTATGTGGCTGATGTACCTGTCTTCGCTGATAATGCGATAGATTTTAGGCAGTTATGGGTAGGGGGCAATAAAGCTACCAGAGCAAAAAGTACCCCAGGAGTTAAAATGGATAGAATTTTAGCTTGGAATAAAGCCACAGAAAGCTGCACCATAGAAATTCCAAAATCGGGTTTAAAATATTCACCTGGCATGGAAATGTTCATCCACCAATGGTGGGCAATAGCAGTTCTTAGAATTAAAAGTATACAAACAAAAGGCAATCAAGCCGAGCTGTTTTTTTTCCAGCCAGAAAGTAAAATACAATCAGAACACCCTTGGCCAGCACCGTGGATTTCCAAAGAAACCGGAAACTCGGCTTATTACCTCAGTAATGCTTTAGCGTTTTTAGACGAGCCCGGCGAATGGTTTTTAGATAAAGCCAACAGAAAAATTTATTACTGGCCAAAAGCAAATCAGCAGCTTAATAAAACCGAAGTTATAGCGCCAGTTCTAGAAAATTTAGTACAAATACAAGGTACAGCAGAGCAGCCTGTAAGTCATGTAAGGTTTGATAATATTGCCTTCCAATACAGTAATTGGTTACGTCCGTCGCAACAAGGGCATGTGCCTTTGCAAGCTGGCTTGTTTCTTTTGGATGCCTATAAATTAAAAATCCCTGGAACGCCAGACAAAGCAGGTCTAGAAAATCAAGCTTGGGTAGGCCGACCAAAAGCAGCCGTAGAAGCAGCTTATACAACAGCAACTAGTTTTCAAAATTGCCGTTTCCAATACCTATCTTCTACCGGTTTAGACTACCAGAGAGGTAATTTGCAAGATACTATCAATGGCAATTTATTTAAAGATATTGGTGGCTCGGCCATTTTAGCGGGTGTTTTTTCTGATGAAGCTATGGAAGCCCATTTGCCTTATCAGCCTAAAGATGAAAGAGAGCTAACCCAAAATTTACAAATTACTAATAACCTCATTACCAATGTTACCCATGAAGATTGGGGTACCGTAGGCATTGGGGCAGGTTTTGTGAAAGGAATTAACATCGCTTACAATGAAATAAATGAGGTTTCTTATACTGGAATCTCCGTAGGTTGGGGTTGGACAAAAACCATCAACGCCATGAGCAATAATCGCATACATGCTAATAAAATACATCATTATGCTAAACATTTGTATGATGTTGCTGGGGTTTATACTTTATCGGCTCAGCCGGGTTCTAGCATCACAGAAAATGTGGTTGATAGTATTTACAAAGCACCTTATGCCCATTTACCAGAGCATTGGTTTTATTTCTATACCGATGAAGGAACGAGTTATTTTACCGTAAAAGACAATTGGTGTCCGGCAGAGAAATTCCTGCAAAACGCCAACGGTCCTAATAACATATGGATAAATAATGGCCCTATGGTTAAAACAGAAATTAAGCAGGCGGCTGGCTTACAAAAATCATATCAACACCTTTTAAAAGAGCAAGTTGCAGCAGATAAACGTTGGGAAATTAATTTTTATAACGATGCTAAAAAGTAG